From the genome of Haloarcula taiwanensis:
ATGTAGCCGGTTCCGTGGTTAAACACCAGCGTGTAGTTGCCGGGCGGGAGCTGGAACGAGGCAGTCCCGGCCGGCGTCGTCTGTGTGTAGACGGTCTGGACCGCGGTGCCGTCGTCGAGCACCGTGATCCGAGCGTCGGCGGGACTGACCTCACCCTCGTCGTCTATCGTTGCGGTGACGTTGACTGGTGCCGGCCCCTCCAGCGAGTCGAAGTCTGCGGTGGCTGTCTCGCCGCCGGTGACAGTGACGGATTTTGGCTCTGATGCCGCAAATCCGCTGGCATCAGCCGTCAGCGTGTACTCGCCGGCGGGGAGTTCGAGTTCGTACGTTCCCGTCTCCGAGCCGACGGTGTAGGTGAACGCACGGTCGCCCTTCGAGGCGGTGACTGTGGCCTGTGAGACGGACTCGTTGTCCGTACTCTCGATGCTGCCGGTCACCGTTCCCGTCTCGGTGCCATGCTGCTTGTTGTAGTACTCGCTGGTCGCGCTACTTGCGCCCTCCGAGCCGACGAAGAGGGCGAACTCTGCTGACCGCGTTTCGCCGGGGTCGAGGCGGTGTTCGAGCCACGGGTCAACCCATGTCGTGGAACCCGTGTACGACGTAAAGGAGCCGTTCCCGCCCCAGACGCCGTAGCTCACGCGGTCACCGGTGAGCGCGGCCCAGGGCTGGTCGAGTGTGTCGGCACTCACCGGCGGCGAACGCGTTTCCTCGACCGTCCCCGAACCGGGGAGCCAGGTTGATTGCCCCTCAGAACTCAGTGCCGCCCCGCTCTGGAGGCGCTCGGAATCGTTGACCGGGAGGCGCTGGTCGCCGCCGTTCTCCATCGTGGTGTTGATCCAGATGTGGCTGGAGTTGGCCGGCAGCGTATACGTCGTCGTGACGGACACGTTCGAGTTCGTACTGACGTGGCCGGTCGCGGTGACGACTGCTGCGCCGCTGGGCCCGGTCGCGTTCTGGTACTCGAAGGACTCGTAGTCCGGCCACGTCCCGAAGTTGTTGAACGCGAACTCGGCGACGCCGATCTGGTCGGTCGTCAGCCCGTACGCGTTGGCGTCGTAGATGCCACCGGGGAGCGTGCCGAAGGGACCGTTTGTTTCGGTGCCGATGGCGGCGGCGACTTCACTGTTTTTCAGAACGATGGTTTCGTTCGCTGGTGTCTCGCCGCCCTTGATTCGCTCGCCGGTGACGGCGACCGGCTTGTCCGGTCGCTCGACGTGGCCCGACGAGGCCAGCCACTTCACCGTCCGGAAGAGAAACGGCCGCGTATCGGTTTGCTGGTGTTCGGCCTGCCACTCGTCGGTGAGATACGTCGTGAGCGACTTCTGACTGCCGAAGGCGACGACGCGGCCGTTGTCACCGATGTCCCACGTCGCGGCCGCACCGACGATGCGCTCGCCACGGGGATACTCCGTCTCTGTCGTGGAGTAGGTGTACTCGTAGGTGTCGCTGTCACCGTACAGTAACGGGGCCTGGGTCCCGTTTTCGGTATCGGTCACGTTGAGACTGACCCCGTCGTACTCCACGGTGTCGACGGTGTTCATTATGGGATGCTGGCCCGTGTTGTGCAGAATGACCCGCCACTCGTAATCTGCAACTGTCTTGTTCGTCGGATCCTGAATGTTCCGGAGCCACTTGTCGCTCTCGCCGTTGAAGTGAAGCCCGTACGGGTCGGTGATGTCGTTGAGCTTGCCGGCGTGGCCCTGCAGCGGCGAGGTCCAGTCCCCGACGACGAACAGGCTGCCGCCGTTTCTGACGTATTCGTCGATTGCGTCCTGCTCGGCCTCGCTATAGGCCGTCTGGGGGACGGGAATGATGACCACGTCGTAGTCCGACAGCCCGTTCGCGGCCGAACTGTTCCACGAGGTCAGCCCGCCGCTCGTCGACCGTTTCGTGTCGACGTCGTACCCGCGCTCGCTGAGTCGGTTCGCGAACTTCGTGAACGTTGAGCCCTGATGGCTCCCGTCGATCAACACGTCGACGCCGGCACCACTGTTGTTGAGGTCGACTGATCCGTCAGGAACCGGACAGCTCCCGTCAAGCTGACAGGTCGCCCCACCAGCTGTGGCCGTCTGTGCCATCGTCTGACTGTTCACCGTTGCCACCTCGCTTTGCTCGCTCGGTGCAGCAGCGGCACTTCCGAGGAAACCGGTGCTGACAACCGAGAAAACGAGTAGTACGCTGAGTAGTACTGGCCGTATGTGATTTCTACCCATCACTTCCTATACCGTATTGTGACTATATAGTTAAAATTTACCATGGTCTCACTATTCTCGGATACTGACTGTGTTCTGTAACGAATGACCGACTCTTGTCTGTGCGAACTGTGATCCGGATTCCCACCTCGGGTCGGGCCTGTTTTAGCTGTCCCCTAATGTCACACCCCTCGGCCAGTATAAGCTGAGACTGACACACCCCATCTGTCGGCCACACATTTCGACACACAGGTTGTGGTCACAACGACAGCCCGACAGATAACCCACAGAACACTTGCAGTCTGTCCACAGCGGCGCTTCCGTGTCAACTCCGGGACGTACCAGCTTTTAAGACCCGGTGGGCGGAACTCCGAAGGTATGTCACGGAAAGTCTTCTTCGATACGGACCCCGGCTGCGACGACGCGGTCATGCTGGCAATGGCGCTCGGTCACGAGGCAATTGATGTGGTCGGTCTCTCGACTGTTTGCGGAAACACGACTATCGAGAACACGACGCGAAACGCACACGCGATACTGGGTCTCGGTGGCTACGATGTTCCGGTGTCTCGGGGCTGTGGTCGCCCACTCGTCGACGACCTCACGACTGCCGAGTGGATTCACGGCGAGAACGGACTCCACGGCGATATCCCCGACAGTGAGGGCGACACACGTGATATCCACGGGGCCGACGCAATCGTCGAAGCCGCCCGCGAGTACGGAGACGAACTGACGATTGCAGCCGTCGGTCCGCTTCCGAACCTGGCAATGGCACTGGCAAAGGAACCCCGGTTACCCGACCTCGTCGAGGATATCTATCTCATGGGCGGGGCGGCGATGACGACCGGAAACGTGACACCGATGGCCGAGGCCAACTTCCACAACGACCCCGCGGCAGCCAGTCGCGTCCTGCAAGACGCCACTACCCGGATGGTCGGGCTAGACGTGACTAACCGCGCTACCGTCGCTCCCGAGTTCATCGAGGAGTTCCGCACGGCCGGTGGCATCCGGGGGACCGTCGCCGAGTGGCTCGACTACCGGCCCGACTCCGGAACCTACCCGCTGGCCGACGCGCCGGCCATCCACGACGCCGCTGTCGTCGCTGACATCATCGACGAGTCGGTGCTCACTTTCGAGGAGTACTACCTCGACGTGGACACGACCGGCGGCCCCTGCCACGGGGCAGTCATCTGCGACGAGTACGGCACGACCGACAATGAGCCAAACAGCGAGGTAGCCGTCGACATCGACGTGGACCGCTACCGTGAGGTTCTCGAAACTGGCGTCAGAGCGTACGCAGCGGACTGATTCACCCCTTAGCCTGTGACGGCTGCTTGCGGCGCTATTCGTAGACGTGGACGCTTCCGGTAGTGTTGTCCGCGATGTAGTCCCAGTCGTACTCCACGCCGAGGCCGGGGCCGTCAGGAACACTGACCGTCCCGTCGTCGTCGACCGCATCCATCAGGTCGGAGTAGCCCCCCTCGTACACCGGCGGCTGGGTGTTCTGGCAGTCCGGGTGGACAAGCGCCATTTCGTAGTAGTTCGAGTTCCGGCAGGCGGCGATGCAGTGACGCTGTGCCGGACCGGGCGCGTGGAACTCCACGTCCAGCCCGAACGCTTCGGCCATCCGGGCCACCTTAATCGCGCCGGTGATACCCGCATCGTACTCGGGGTCGGCCCGGAGGAAGTCGGTCGCCTCGCTGGCGGCGAAGTCGGATTTGATCTCCAGTCCGCGGATGTGTTCGGTCTGGAGAATCGGCGTATCGAGTTTCTGTGCCAGCTTCTTGTGTGCGTGCTGTGAGATACCGCCGTCGCGGAACGGGTCCTCGTACCAGAAGAAGTCCTGCTCATCGAGCGCCCGGCCAAGTTCCAGTGCGTCGGCGAACGTCTCCAGTTCGCAGGCCGGGTCGTGCATCAGGTCCATCTCGTCGCCGACCGCGTCGCCGACAGCGTGGACCGCCTCGACCTCGCGGTCGAGACTCCGGGCGTCGTCGCCGCCGCCCCAGCCGTGAATCTTGAAGCCGCCAAAGCCCTCGTCGCGACAGTCTTCGGCGAAGTCGGCGAAGGCCTCGGGCGAGTCCAGTCCGCCGGCGTCGTCGCCGTGATACGTGGAGGCGTAGGCGGGGATGCGCTCGCGGTAGGTTCCGAGCAGTTCGTGAATCGGCGCGTCGTAGTACTTGCCGGCGAAGTCCCACAGCGCGATGTCGATTGGGCCGATGCCCATCCGGTCGTATTTCCGGAGTGCGCGCTTGCATTCGGACCAGTGCTTCTCGCGTTTCAGCGGGTCTTTACCGATGAGGTACTGTGCGATGATGTTGTACTGGGCGGCTGCCGGCGAATTGCCGCCGACGTACTCGCCCGTGATTCCCTCCTCAGTATGAACCTGTACGCCGAATAGTTTCCGCGTGGTTGTCTCGCCCGGCGCATAGACCAGATTGAAGCCGTGCTTGTCGGTCCCCACATCTTCGAGGGGGTACTCGAACTCTCGGCTTTCGATTTTCGTTATCGTTGGCGACATTTGCCGGACATACTGTGGTGGGGGTATTAAAGCTACCCCGTGACAAAACGCTGTCTCTGCTTGAGCGGCTGCCACAGCAGCGACTGGACCGCCTGTCTCATTCAGTCCAGCGCGTCGAGGCGACGAATCCCGGGCTCACCCAGCCGCACCGAACAGCCGATGTACAGCGGTTCGATGACCCGGGGGTAGTCGAACGACACCGCGTGCTCGTGAAGCACTTTCGGGTCGCCGGCCTCGCCCTGCCACATATCGTGATGCGCGGGAAGCAACCGGGATAGCTGCAGCTGGTTCGCGGCCTCGATGATCTCGTTTTCGTCCATGTACCACTTCGTTCTGACACCGCTGTCCGGTTCAGGCTCGTAGATAGAGCCGACGGTTCCAAACGCCAGCGCGCCCACGTCGATGTCGAACCGTTCGCCAACGCCGGTAAACCCCTCTGCGGGCCGGCTGTCGCCGGCGTGGAAGAACGTCCCAGCGTCGTGCTCGATGACGTACCCCACCGGTTCGATGGCGTCAGGGTCGTTCGTCCCGGTAACGTGGATGGTGAAATCACCGACAACGAACTCATCACCGACGGCGATTTCGTTGCGCTGCCCGTCAGGCACCCGCATCTCACCGTCGTAGTCCGGGGAGTCATACGATGCCGACGGTGCATACAGGTCCGCGTCGAGGTCCTCGACCAGCGGGCCGTACGACGGCGGATGCATGTGGTCGATATGTTCGTGCGTGACGAGTGTGGCATCACACTCGGTCGCATCGGCGGGATCCATCGGTACCGGAATCATGCGGATGAGGTTCGGTGGGTCGCCAGTCCCGAAGTAAGGGTCGATGTACAGCGTCGTCGACTGCGAGCGGAGCACGAAACCGTTACAGCCGAGATACCAGACCACGACACCGTCGCCGGGGTCTGTCGCTTCAATCTCGTCGCGGACGAACCAGTCGTCCCACGTTGACTGAACCATGTGCCGAACTATGCCTGGCCGGGTCAAAAAATCTCGCACCGCGTTCAATCGAGCGTGACCGTCGACTCTGTCTCGGAGGCCTCGTAGACGGCTTTGATAGTGTTGATGTCGACGAGGCCGTGCTCTCCGTCGGCGTAGGGTTCGGTGTCGGTCAGTAGACAGTGGGCGAAGTACTCGAACTCCTCTTCCATCTGGTCGATCTGTTCGAAGCCGATGTCGACAGTCGTCCCCTCGTGAGACAACTGGAGCGCACGGTCGTCCCATGGGTAGAAGGCCGGTTCGACGCGGACCTTGCCTTCAGTTCCGAGTACGGAGATGTGGCTATCGAGATGTGCGTTCTGGCTGGCAGTACACACTGCGTACACGTGGCCGGGGAAATCTAGCTGGAACGCGCCGTGCTCGTCCGGCACGTCGGCGAACTCCTCCTGCACCGATGCGACGGTTCCCCGGACGGCCACGGGGTCGGCATCCAGCAGGAATCGGCTCGTGTTCAGCGGATAGATGCCGATATCCATGACGGCACAGCCGCCGGACAGCTCCCCGTCCAGCCGCCACTGGTCGGGGTCGGGGACGAGTTCGAGGATCGGCTCGGTCATGTTGCCGTGGACGAACAGCGGTTCGCCGATGTATCCCTCGTCGATGAGATCCTTCGCTCGCCGGACGGCTGGCTCGGTGTGCATCCGGTAGGCGATCATCAGCGTCGCGTCGTGTTCGTCACAGACGTCGACCATTCGCTCGGCACGCTCGATGGTGGCCTCCATCGGTTTCTCACAGAGGATCGCCTTATCCAGTTCTGCTGCCGTCTCGACGTACGGGAGGTGGAGCGCGTTCGGGGTAACGATGTAGACGGCGTCGTATGCGTCACTCGCGACTCCGTCGTGGAACTCTTCGTAGGTGATCGCGTGTTCGACCGTCTCCGAATCAGCGGCTACATCGGCTGCCTTTTCGCGGTCACTGCTGACCAGTACCGTTGTTTCACAGAGATCTCCCGCGTCGACGGCGGGCATCGCCTGTTCGGTCGTCCACCAGCCGACGCCGATCATCGCAAACCGAACGGGGTCGTCAGTTTCTGTCTGTTCCTGCCAGTCTCGACGGTCGAACCCTCCCGTGAGCGCGTCAACGTTCATACGGGTGCCGTCTCTTGGCTGGATATTATTTTTTGTGTTGGCATCCCGTGTCAGCCCATGCTGTCCCAGTGTATCGAATGACAGTTCATACATTAAGTAAACAAATCCCTGCAAATGAGATAATTGTTCGATATTGCAGAACAAAACAACAGTCTAACCGGTAGTATTCCACAGCCGTCAGTCGCTGCTCCGAATGGCAAATGCTGTTTTACGGCCCGTCTATGGCCTTTTCTCGTCCGTGCTCTCGGGTTCAGTATCGAGAATAACGGCAGTACAACCGTTACGGAAAGCGTTCCGTCATACTGAATGGTCGGTCATCACGGAGTGATAGGGTTCGGTCGACAGTTGGCTGGCTTGAAACGCTATCCTGATCGTTGTGGCCACGGTTTGCAGTGACTGACGATACCGCGGTGTTGTGTCCAACCGGACGCCGGGGCGCGCATCCCGAGAGTGGGCCGTCTGTACGGGATAGACAGTCCGATGTTGGGGCTGTTCCACAATCGTCGGTCGGGCCACGACCATGACTTTGCACGCTCACTCTTGCGGTTGACAAAAGCAACAGGGTCTAAAAACCAGTACGAAATAACCGTTCTGTAACAGAGCTCACACTCCGCAGACAACGACGGTGGCCGCCTCGGTTAGCTGTTGCGGTACACCGTCTTGATGTAGCTGAAGAACTCCAGTCCCGCGTCGCCCTGCTCGCGGTAGGTGTTCGTCGAGGAGCGCTTGAGGCCGCCGAAGGGAACGTGCAGTTCTAGGCCGGTCGTCTTCTCGTTGACCTTGACCACGCCGGACTCGGAGCGTTCGATGAACTCGTTTTCCTCCTCGATTCGGTCGGTGACAATGCTGGCCGAGAGCCCGTAGTCGATGTCGTTGGCAACTTCGACACCCTCGTCGAAGTCGGAGACGGGAATAACAGCGAGCACCGGTCCGAACACCTCTTCCTGTGCAATGCGCATATCCGACTCGACATCGGCGAACACCGCCGGCGAGATGAAGTTCCCGGCGTCGTACTCGCCGCCGGTGAGTTCCTCGCCGCCCGTTTCGAGGGTTGCCCCCTCCGACTGTGCGATGTCGACGTACTCCAGACTCCCCGCGAGTTCGTCTTCACTGACGTGTGGGCCCATGCCGGCCCGGTCGAGGCCGTTTCCGACTTCGAGGGACTCGGCGTAGTCGACGACGGCGTCCAGGAACTCGTCGTACACGTCCTCGTGGACGATAGCTCGGGAGGTCGCCGTACAGGCCTGACCCGTTCCGCCGAAGGCCCCGGCACCCACGATGTCAGCCGCCTTGTCCACGTCGGCGCTCGGCATGACGACCGTCGGGTTCTTCCCGCCCATCTCTGCCTGCGCACGCTTCCCGTTGCTCGTTGCCTGTTCGTAGACGTGCTCGCCGACCGAGGCACTGCCGGTGAACGAGACCACGTCAACGTCGTCGTGGGTGGTCAGCCGCTCACCGACCTCGCTACCGGGGCCACAGACCAGGTTGATAGCGCCGTCCGGAATCCCGGCCTCGTCCAGCGCCTCGACAATCATCGCGCCGACGGTCGGTGCCTGCATCGCGGGCTTGATGACAACGGTGTTGCCGACCGCGAGTGCCGGCGCAATCTTCCAGGCCGGGATCGCGATGGGATAGTTCCACGGCGTAATGAGCGCTGCGACGCCCATCGGCTCTTTTTTCGTCTGTAGGCCGGCACGGCCGCCGCTGGGCTGTTTGACGGTTCCGCCGAAGTCGCGGGCCTTCTCCGCGTAGTAATAGAAGATATCAATCGCACGCTGAACCTCGCCCTCGGCCTCGCCGAGCGGCTTTCCCTCTTCGCGGGTCAGTGTCTCCGCCAGCTTGTCTTTCCGGGATTTCAGGATTTCACCGGTCTCACGCAGGATCGCACCGCGCTCCGGACCAGACATCCCGGCCCACTCATCCGTCGCACCCGCTGCGGCCGCGACTGCCTCGTCGGCGTCTGCCGCCGAGCCCACCGGAACCGTGCTGACGATGTCCGTTTCGTCTGCTGGATTCGTGACGTCCTGTGTCTCCCCGGTTCCGGTCCACTCACCGCCGATATAGTTCTCATACGTCTGCGTCATACGTTTGAATCATCTCATTCCCAATACTTACGCGTTTCCCATCCTTCGCTGTGTCGCGACGTTCGACGGTGTGGAACGACGGCGACAACGCTGAACAACAAGCGTCGTAGTCACCGTAATCAGCGTTTCCAGAATCAGAGTTTCGATGACCGACTGCAGAATCCCAATTGAAGCCGGTAAAATAGCTACCGCTGTCAAACAACAAGACAACACGAACTCTGTGTGTTGCCAGATGTGTCACATCGCGAGGCGTGGCTGCGTTGCGATGCTTGTGTTGTTGGAAATCCTACTCTCTGCACGTATCTCTGTTCCTGTGTTATCTGCGCTCTGGTGTCGTCACTATGACCGATCCATGATGGGCGATATTCTAGTATATAAATGTACTCCATAGTATAACACGTGTATGTATGTTATCGGGCACGCTGTCGACAGTCGCTACTGCTGGACCAGCGGTCCCGGTATGACCACCTGTTGTTTAATATAGTGTTGACTGGTTTATTGACGTAAACAGCGCAGATCAAAAGATTGCAGTTACTGCACTTACGACGACCCAACTCTCTCTTGAATCAGTTGCGGCTATTCTGCCAGCGGCACTATTTCACTATTCGATCACAGAAACAAGATAATAAGTGGCCGAATACGAGCACAAATTTTGTGATAGCTTTCTAAAAGCCTACAATTTGGTACTACTCGAAGACACTCTCGCCCGTATCGAAATTAAACACGGATTTATCCGTCACCGTCAACGCCTTCGAGAAGTGCACCAGCAAGTGCACTCTTTCGGTGTGAGACCAGCAGATGGCAGTAAATATCATTTTCACTGTCTGCACCACAATTACACAGCGGGCATCCGTATGTGTGGTTCTTTGCTGTATCGGTGGCTCGCTTCGGGATGCTGGCTTGCATACATTGACAGACGCTCCGTGCAAATATAGCGATTTCTAGGACTCCTATGTCGCCCTCAATGGATATATGGAGACTCTCTTCAGGGTGTACTCCTTCCGGAAGCAACACATACCATGATTTACCTCATGTCCGGTCCAGCGTCGCGATAAACTCCACAGTCTGCGTGTTCATGTTGCGCACCAAACGAGACCTCGTCGGTTAGACAGCCTTGCCGAAATGACATACCGCGAGCAGCATCTGCCACGAAAATGCCCGCTACTTTCCTCATATCTCCCCAATATGTTTGCTGAATGCACCCGTATATAGCTGAAAAAGCTGGTTCGAATATATGGCATCTTCGGGCGTCGATCAACAGCGCAGCTACCGACGGTCGTTCGATAGTTCGCGTGCTCTCATAGAATTACCCTGCACCCGCTCCTGTAGCCGCTGTATTCGCTCGTCCATCGGCGGATGCGTCGACAGGAGGCGTGACAGATTGCTGTCCGTTTCGCCGTGAACGTATAGTTGTCGCAGGAGTCCCGGATCCGGCTTCGACGCCTGTTCGATTTTCACGAGGGCCCGGGCGAGCCCAACGGGATTCCCCGTAACCTCGACCGCGCGGTCGTCGGCTGCCAACTCACGACGTCTGGAGTAGCTGAGTATCAGCAGTGTCACGGCGAATCCGAGACCGGCAACGACCTGCAGCGAGTACCGCTGTGTCCGCCCAAGCCAGGAGCGCGACCACGACGACGGGTCGCCACGCACCAGTGCGAGCGACCGGGCGACACCACCGACCAGCACCACGATGGGAAATAACACGAGGCCGACGAGTCCGACAAGCGTCTGGACGAGGCTGTACGCGACGGTCTGAACGAGTGCATCACGGGTCTCCAGATGCGCGAGTTCATGCCCCAGAAGAGCCTCGAATTCTGCTGGGGACAACAGCTGGAACAGCCGTCTGTCGAGGACGATAGCTCCGGCTCCGCCACCGATGGCAAACGCGTTCGGGACTGGTAGCTCCGCCAGTAGCAGCGTCGGTGTGTCGACATCCATCTGATCGACAAGCCCGTCAAGACGGCGGTGGAGTTCCGGTGCACGCGTCCGCGAGAGTTCGACTGCATCGAGGGACCGCTTGAGTTGCGCTGTTGCAGCCCAGTAGTTCAAGATGCCGAGAACGATCGCGGTCCCGAGAATGACCAGCGCGGCCAACAGTGGTGACGGGCGGCTGTTCCACACTGGCAACAGCAGCACGTACCCCACGTATGCAGCCATGAGATAGACCAGCAGCGACACCAGCCCGACGATGCCCACGAGTAGCCGTCGGGTCACAGCCATGTATGGCGGTACGCCGTTGTGCGAAAAAACCGCTTTGGTGGGTGACTGCCGGCTACGCCTACACACTTCGGTGCCACGTTCCCGAGATATTTGATATAGCGATATTAGATTTATTATAGTTCCAAAAACGGGTCGCCTCTCGGCTGAAACGGCGGCAAAAAAGCATTTCGGCCGTGACCGACGATAGCTGTCGACTGGTGCACACTGTAGCCGACACGCCTTTTTCACCGCCACACAGACGACTCAGTATGCGAATCGCACGACTTCTGACGGACCGTGGACCGGTTACCGGCGAATACGTCGACGGCGTCATCCACGCTGACGATGGGCAGTACGTGGTTGGCCGCGACGGGCGGCTGCTCCCGCCGTGTGAACCGACCGCGCTGTACTGCGTCGGTCGGAACTACGCCGCTACGAACGACCAGATGGATTACGACCGCCCCGAGGAACCGGACTTCTTCATCAAGCCGCCGGCGGCGCTACTCGCCCATGAGCAGGACATTCCTTACCCGCCGTTCACCGATGAACTCACCTACGCAGGCGAGCTGGCCGCAGTCATAGACAAGCGGTGTCACGATATCGATCCCGCTGACGTTCCCGACGCGGTCAGGGGATACACGGTCCTGAACGATGTCGATGCGCTGGACCAGCAGGGTCGAACCGCGCGAAAAGCCTTCGATGGTTCTGGGCCGCTGGGGCCGTGGATCGAGACTGACGTTGATCCCACCAGCACCGATATGTACACGGACATCAACGATGAGCGCCGCCAGTCCGCCAACACCCGCGAGATGCTGTTCGGGCCCCACGAAGTTGTCGCGTACCTCTCGGAGCGGTTCACGTTCCGCCCCGGCGACGTCATCGCCTTCGGTAGCCCGGCCAACCCGGGGACTGTCGCGCCCGGCGACACAATCGAAATAACCTACGACGGCGTCGGCACGCTCCGGAACTCGGTTGTTGAGCCGTAGCGTCGACTGAGCACTAAAAACGCAGCAAAACGGCTTTTGAGGTCGTCTACGTGCAGAATGGTGGGCTTAGTAGTTGACTGGAATAAACTACTATCCGCTATACAAAATCACTGTAGCCGAGTCCGAATCGTTTCCGCGGTTTGCTCGCCGATACCGTCGATGGCCGTCAGTTCCTCGTCGGAGGCCGTCCTGACGTTGTCCACGCTGCCGAAGCGTCGGAGCAGTCGCTTCCGCGTCTCGGGGCCGATTCCGGGCACCTCGTCCAGCGTCGTCGACACGTCGTCCCGCAGCGTCTGGTGGTACTGCACGGCAAAGCGGTGTGCTTCGTCACGAACCCGCTGAAGCAGGTGGAGTTGCGGGGCGTCGTCGTCCCAGTCGTACACGCGGTCGGGCGTGATGACCATCTCCTCGTCTTTTGCGAGTGCGACGGCCGGCACGTCCCAGCCGGTCTCGGCCAGCGCGTCGCGGGCCGCCCCGAGCTGGCCGTCGCCGCCGTCGATGAGCAGCAGGTCCGGGTCCGGCCGGTCGTCCCGGCCTTCGACGGCGCGTAGCGCCCGCCAGCGAACGAGTTCGCGCATGTTCGCGTAGTCGTCGTTTCGCTCGGTGAGCTTCTTCCGGCGGTAGTCGCTCTTTGCCGGGGAGCCGTCGACGAAGGTGACGTTCGAGCCGACGGCCGACCGGCCCTGGGCGTGGCTCACATCGAACCCCTCGATGCGGCTCGGGTGGTCGATACCCAGCGCGTCGGCCAGACGGCCGCTCTCGTCGTCGGTCCCGCCGCGCTGACGGGCGTTCTTCAGTGCGAGGTCGACCAGCGTCGCCTCCCGACCGGCCCCGGGCACCCCGAGCGTGACGCCCTCGCTTTCCAGCCACGCCTCGATGTCCGGGTCGGCGGGGGACTCGGCACAGAGAATCCGATCCGGGAGGTCGCGTTCGGCGTAGTACTGCGGGATGAACGCCTGGTACACGCCGGCGGTTCCCTCGCCGTCTGGCGCTTCGAGCGTGTGGCGGTCCCGTTCGACGAGCTTGCCGCCCTCGGCGTGGAGCCGGGCGACGATGGCGCGCTCGCCCTCGATGGCGGCCCCGAGCACGTCCGTCGTCTGGGACCCCCCGGAGTCGCTGACGGCGGTGTCGCCCTCGCCGTGGAGCGCCTCGACGGCCCCGAGCTTGTCCCGGAGGTTCGCTGCGCGTTCGAACTCTTGGTTCTGTGCGGCGGTCTCCATCTCGCGGCGCAGCGGGTCCGCGAGCACGCCGGTCTCGCCTTCGAAATATCGGGTGACGGCTTCGACGTCCTCGGCGTATTCGGTCTCGCTGATCTCGCCGGTGCAGGGCGCGGTACAGATGCCCATCTCGTAGTCCAGACAGGGCCGGTCCCGGTTGCTGTACTTGTGGTCGGAACAGCCCCGCAGTCCGTACGTCTCCCGCAAGGCCTTCACCACCGTCTCAACCCGCCCCTTGTCGGTGAACGGCCCGTAGATGGTCGCGCCGTCCTCGGGGTCACGGGTCACCTCGATGCGGGGGACGGCGTGGTCTGTCAACTGGACCAGCGGGTAGGACTTGTCGTCTTTCAGCCGGACGTTGTAGGGCGGTCGGTGGCGCTTGATGAGGTTCGCTTCCAGCAACAGTGCCTGTGTCTCGGTGTCGGTGACGGCGAAGTCGATGGTCTCGGCCCGTTCGACCATCTTGGCGATGCGCTCGCTCCGCGGATCTGCGTAAGAGCGCACGCGGTCGCACAGGTCGACGGCTTTCCCGACGTAGAGGACCCGGCGCGTGTCGTCCCGGCCCTGTTCAAACAGGTACACGCCGGGCTCCCGTGGCAACGACCCCGCGCGTTCTCGGACCT
Proteins encoded in this window:
- a CDS encoding excinuclease ABC subunit C, with protein sequence MDADEVRERAGSLPREPGVYLFEQGRDDTRRVLYVGKAVDLCDRVRSYADPRSERIAKMVERAETIDFAVTDTETQALLLEANLIKRHRPPYNVRLKDDKSYPLVQLTDHAVPRIEVTRDPEDGATIYGPFTDKGRVETVVKALRETYGLRGCSDHKYSNRDRPCLDYEMGICTAPCTGEISETEYAEDVEAVTRYFEGETGVLADPLRREMETAAQNQEFERAANLRDKLGAVEALHGEGDTAVSDSGGSQTTDVLGAAIEGERAIVARLHAEGGKLVERDRHTLEAPDGEGTAGVYQAFIPQYYAERDLPDRILCAESPADPDIEAWLESEGVTLGVPGAGREATLVDLALKNARQRGGTDDESGRLADALGIDHPSRIEGFDVSHAQGRSAVGSNVTFVDGSPAKSDYRRKKLTERNDDYANMRELVRWRALRAVEGRDDRPDPDLLLIDGGDGQLGAARDALAETGWDVPAVALAKDEEMVITPDRVYDWDDDAPQLHLLQRVRDEAHRFAVQYHQTLRDDVSTTLDEVPGIGPETRKRLLRRFGSVDNVRTASDEELTAIDGIGEQTAETIRTRLQ